ATATTGTAGGTAACCAGTTGCCTGCTGACCCTAAAGTTGCGTTAATAAGCCCGCCGTCTGGTTGGTCATCGGGTATGTTGTTATATATTACAACTCCAACCGCACCAGCCTCATAAGCGTTGGTTGCTTTTTCTGAGAAGTAAAGAGTCCCTCTTTCTATAAGAGCAATATATCCAGAGGTTTCAACTGGAAAATCGTCAGTTTCGCCAAGTCCACAATCTATAAATAAACCAGTAATTCCTCCAGTTTCTGTTTTACCAGAAAACTCAAGAGAATTTGACTCGTAGACAACTCCGTTGGCTTCTAAGGCAACATATTCAGTAAAAGGAACTGTTGATAAGATGTTGGTTCCGGGCGCTGATAAATGGACAGAACTAACGCCGTAGTTAGAAAAACTCCAGAGTGACTCGTTTTTATCAAATGCTGCTACAGAGATAATGTTTGGTAGGTTATATGAAGCAGGATACAGCGGTGTTAGATCATTGTTTTCACTCTCGTTACCTGCAGCTGCAACAAAAGTTATGCCCACCCTACCCGCCTCTTCTATTGCTTCATAAAGAGTATCACCGTTTTGCCCTCCTAAGCCACCCCAAGAAGCGTTTATAGCAACTACTTTCTCACCAAAATCTTTCTTCATCATAACTGCGTAACTTATTGCTTCTATAAGATCGTCGTCTCTAAAGTTCCCATCTCTTATTGAGTTGAGAGCCATAAGTTGAACCGACCAGTTTACTCCAGAAACACCTTGTTGGTTGTTACCTACAGCACCTATAATACCGGCAACGTGGGTCCCATGACTATCTGTATCCGTTGGGTTAGGGTGGTTGTAAGCAAAGTTGTACCCGTAGATATCGTCTTTATAACCGTTGTTATCATCGTCAATTTCTGGTAAACCTTCAAGTTCTGCTAAATTTTGCCACATATTGTTGGATATATCTGGATGGCTATAATTTATACCGCTATCTACAACTGCCACCACATTTTTGTTGTCTCCTGTTGTTATTCCCCAAGCGTAAGGGGCAGATATTCTGGGTAAAGCCCATTGCTGGTTATATCGAGTATCGTTGGGTGTAACTTCGAGAGGTTTTCTTATATATATTGGTTGAACATATTCGATAGAAGGGTCGTTTTGTAGTTCA
The sequence above is a segment of the bacterium genome. Coding sequences within it:
- a CDS encoding S8 family serine peptidase, coding for MIVKFASQTTSTKSIQTFTQKKGIKIKKNLPLFSRLRKSNVAVLSSQLTTQEMISELQNDPSIEYVQPIYIRKPLEVTPNDTRYNQQWALPRISAPYAWGITTGDNKNVVAVVDSGINYSHPDISNNMWQNLAELEGLPEIDDDNNGYKDDIYGYNFAYNHPNPTDTDSHGTHVAGIIGAVGNNQQGVSGVNWSVQLMALNSIRDGNFRDDDLIEAISYAVMMKKDFGEKVVAINASWGGLGGQNGDTLYEAIEEAGRVGITFVAAAGNESENNDLTPLYPASYNLPNIISVAAFDKNESLWSFSNYGVSSVHLSAPGTNILSTVPFTEYVALEANGVVYESNSLEFSGKTETGGITGLFIDCGLGETDDFPVETSGYIALIERGTLYFSEKATNAYEAGAVGVVIYNNIPDDQPDGGLINATLGSAGNWLPTIFISKSDGLKLKELLSGLGTDLQATLFNTILPESYGLKSGTSMATPFVSGAISLLCSAYPEDTVARNTFRVIDGVKPMSKAVDREKLITGGQLDLQGAFNCTYPPLGDINNDGNINISDVIRCLRMSLELDEQDLRVADMNGDWVINISDVILLLRKAIRLD